Proteins from a single region of Sebastes umbrosus isolate fSebUmb1 chromosome 8, fSebUmb1.pri, whole genome shotgun sequence:
- the LOC119493597 gene encoding granzyme K-like translates to MMFCPGVVICCVVLLIVQSSHGAEIIGGKEVEPHSLPYMALLQGPKNWMCGGTLIHPSWVLTAAHCTTGIDKVILGVHSRKENEKDSRQVREVEKHFPHPFYDSTDYDNDLMLLKLDKPVKMTKTVKCLKLSNTVKDPAAGSNCLVAGWGRTDNNVQKASDVLRSVNVMVIERVKCNSPEYYGQSKYVITRDMICAGSEGENEADTCQGDSGGPLLCNGAQVGVTSFGIECGLIKKPGVYSFLSEKQLTWITKTMKKSEI, encoded by the exons ATGATGTTCTGCCCGGGGGTCGTTATCTGCTGCGTGGTCCTCCTCATTGTCCAGTCAA GTCATGGTGCGGAGATTATTGGTGGGAAAGAAGTGGAGCCCCACTCGCTGCCTTACATGGCTCTGTTGCAAGGTCCAAAAAATTGGATGTGTGGAGGGACCCTGATCCATCCATCGTGGGTCCTGACTGCTGCACACTGTACTACTGG CATTGACAAGGTGATTCTGGGCGTGCACTCCAGGAAAGAAAACGAAAAAGATTCAAGGCAGGTCCGCGAGGttgaaaaacattttcctcATCCCTTCTATGATTCAACTGATTACGACAATGACCTCATGCTGCTCAAG cTTGACAAACCGGTGAAGATgacaaagacggtgaaatgtcTCAAGCTGAGTAACACCGTCAAAGACCCAGCAGCTGGCAGCAACTGTCTGGTGGCTGGATGGGGGCGCACAGACAACAATGTCCAGAAAGCTTCAGATGTCCTGAGGTCTGTCAATGTGATGGTGATCGAAAGAGTGAAGTGCAACTCTCCTGAATATTACGGCCAATCTAAGTATGTTATCACCAGAGACATGATATGTGCTGGTTCAGAGGGTGAAAACGAGGCTGATACCTGTCAG GGGGATTCAGGAGGCCCTCTGTTGTGCAATGGAGCGCAAGTCGGTGTCACTTCTTTTGGAATTGAGTGTGGCTTGATTAAAAAGCCTGGAGTGTACTCTTTTCTGTCAGAGAAACAACTCACCTGGATCACAAAGAcaatgaaaaagtctgaaatataa
- the LOC119493598 gene encoding granzyme A-like, protein MMFCPGVVICCVVLLIVQSSHGAEIIGGKEVEPHSLPYMARMDGVVCGGTLIHPSWVLTAAHCTTGIKKVLLGVHSMKEEEKDSRQVRKVKRHIPHPCYDSTDYFNDLMLLKLDKPVKITKTVKCLKLGNTVKDPAAGSNCLVAGWGRTNNNVKKPSDVLRSVNVTVIDRVKCNSPEYYGQSKYVITRDMICAGSDGKNAADSCQGDSGGPLLCNGELVGVTSFGIKCGLIKKPGVYSFLSEKQLTWITKTMKKSEI, encoded by the exons ATGATGTTCTGCCCGGGGGTCGTTATCTGCTGCGTGGTCCTCCTCATTGTCCAGTCAA GTCATGGTGCGGAGATTATTGGTGGGAAAGAAGTGGAGCCCCACTCGCTGCCTTACATGGCTCGGATGGACGGTGTAGTCTGTGGAGGGACTCTGATCCATCCATCGTGGGTCCTGACTGCTGCACACTGTACTACTGG CATTAAGAAGGTGCTGCTGGGCGTGCACTCCatgaaagaagaggaaaaagattCAAGGCAAGTCCGCAAGGTTAAACGGCATATTCCTCATCCCTGCTATGATTCAACTGATTACTTCAATGACCTCATGCTGCTCAAG cTTGACAAACCGGTGAAGATAACAAAgacagtgaaatgtctcaagTTGGGTAACACCGTCAAAGACCCAGCAGCTGGCAGCAACTGTCTGGTGGCTGGATGGGGGCGCACAAACAACAATGTCAAGAAACCTTCAGATGTCCTGAGGTCTGTCAATGTGACGGTGATCGACAGAGTGAAGTGCAACTCTCCTGAATATTACGGCCAATCTAAGTATGTTATCACCAGAGACATGATATGTGCTGGTTCAGATGGTAAAAACGCGGCTGATAGCTGTCAG GGGGATTCAGGAGGCCCTCTGTTGTGCAATGGAGAGCTAGTCGGTGTCACTTCTTTTGGAATTAAGTGTGGCTTGATTAAAAAGCCTGGAGTGTACTCTTTTCTGTCAGAGAAACAACTCACCTGGATCACAAAGAcaatgaaaaagtctgaaatataa